One region of Suncus etruscus isolate mSunEtr1 chromosome 5, mSunEtr1.pri.cur, whole genome shotgun sequence genomic DNA includes:
- the LOC126008635 gene encoding putative tRNA (cytidine(32)/guanosine(34)-2'-O)-methyltransferase, with amino-acid sequence MGRTTKDQRDAYYRLAKGQGWRARSAFKLLQLDEEFQLFQGVSHAVDLCAAPGSWSQVLSRKLGAPRRGRVVAVDVQAMAPVPGVLQIQGDITQLATAREISRHFQGRPADLVVCDGAPDVTGLHDVDQFLQAQLLLAALNITTHVLKPGGCFVAKIFRGWDATLIHSQLRVFFPSVVWAKPPSSRQSSIEAFVVCKLYQPPPGPLPDLNTFWPDLSYDFNHLSDPTRIIVPYVICGDLSPYDMDLSCPPGLEPGSEHQYASAEQQSQTCTEEEKEKEEERLSEQMDPQHCPPSTVDTLTQPSTTLLFRTVSSSEVEGREMNLFTLRD; translated from the coding sequence ATGGGCCGCACGACCAAGGACCAACGGGATGCCTACTACCGCCTGGCGAAGGGCCAGGGCTGGCGGGCACGCAGTGCCTTCAAGTTGCTGCAGCTGGACGAGGAGTTCCAGCTCTTCCAGGGCGTGAGCCACGCGGTGGACCTGTGTGCGGCGCCGGGAAGCTGGAGCCAGGTGCTGAGCCGCAAGCTGGGGGCGCCGAGGCGGGGCCGCGTGGTGGCCGTGGACGTGCAGGCCATGGCCCCGGTGCCCGGCGTGCTGCAGATCCAAGGCGACATCACCCAGCTGGCCACCGCCCGGGAGATCAGCCGCCACTTCCAGGGCCGCCCCGCTGACCTCGTCGTGTGTGACGGGGCCCCAGACGTCACGGGTCTCCATGACGTGGACCAGTTCCTGCAGGCCCAGCTGCTCCTGGCCGCGCTCAACATCACCACGCACGTCTTGAAGCCCGGCGGATGTTTCGTGGCCAAGATCTTCCGAGGCTGGGATGCCACCCTCATCCACAGCCAGCTGCGCGTCTTCTTTCCCAGCGTGGTCTGGGCCAAGCCCCCCAGCAGCCGCCAGTCCAGCATCGAAGCCTTCGTGGTCTGCAAACTTTATCAACCCCCGCCGGGGCCCTTGCCCGATCTGAACACATTTTGGCCCGACCTTTCCTACGATTTCAATCACTTAAGTGATCCCACTCGCATCATAGTGCCCTATGTTATCTGTGGGGATCTGAGTCCTTATGATATGGATCTGAGTTGCCCCCCAGGCTTGGAGCCTGGCTCTGAGCACCAGTATGCCTCAGCTGAACAGCAATCTCAAACTTGcacagaggaagagaaggaaaaggaggaggagcgTCTCTCCGAGCAGATGGACCCCCAACACTGCCCCCCAAGCACAGTGGACACATTAACCCAGCCCTCCACTACCCTGCTGTTCCGTACCGTGTCATCCTCGGAGGTAGAAGGCAGAGAAATGAATTTGTTCACTTTAAGAGATTAA